Proteins from one Clostridium cellulovorans 743B genomic window:
- a CDS encoding ArsR/SmtB family transcription factor produces MEIILDLKASDTRDILDTLFVMENKEFYDKITARLPGFVPNKNIQKYIEKLTKSKNVDREKLKFYFHNYDYEFNSTGEALIVANCLDIDNPISMSGYTLNEYLDILRTREDDEILEKLVAYLVYLKGKAECKLVEKYKDTHKDKNKTVELLKDCNISSEAKWNIYLIIDNPKKYLNEACEFIENFIPIFNSSFEKVKTERINFSEYISNKVEIEGIEYLKRLPSINNLEQYKTIILTPMTVNYASIIGDERDGILVLYIGTKIEKALEDIKGKNDDEVVLNILKTVSDSSRFNILKMIIEEEKFGLEIAEKLELTNATISHHINLLQIADLVIINRREGKTYYKLNKEALRNMIKFISKEFKL; encoded by the coding sequence GTTTGTTATGGAAAATAAGGAGTTTTATGATAAGATAACAGCAAGGTTGCCAGGTTTTGTTCCTAATAAAAATATTCAAAAGTACATAGAGAAGCTTACTAAAAGTAAAAATGTTGATAGAGAAAAGCTTAAGTTTTATTTTCATAATTATGATTATGAGTTTAATTCTACTGGAGAAGCACTTATAGTAGCAAATTGCCTTGATATAGATAATCCAATAAGTATGTCTGGTTATACACTAAATGAATATTTAGATATACTAAGAACTAGAGAAGATGATGAGATACTAGAAAAGCTTGTAGCATATTTAGTTTACCTAAAAGGAAAAGCAGAGTGTAAGTTAGTGGAAAAGTATAAGGATACCCATAAAGATAAAAATAAAACAGTGGAGTTACTGAAAGATTGTAATATTTCAAGTGAAGCAAAGTGGAACATATACTTGATAATAGATAATCCTAAAAAATACTTAAATGAGGCTTGTGAGTTTATTGAAAACTTTATACCAATCTTCAATAGCTCCTTTGAAAAGGTGAAGACAGAGAGAATAAACTTTAGTGAATATATATCTAACAAGGTAGAAATTGAAGGAATAGAATATTTAAAAAGATTACCAAGTATTAATAATTTAGAACAATATAAAACTATAATTCTGACACCTATGACAGTCAATTATGCCAGCATTATTGGTGATGAGAGGGATGGTATTTTAGTTCTTTATATAGGAACAAAGATAGAAAAAGCACTAGAAGACATAAAAGGTAAAAATGATGATGAAGTAGTACTAAATATACTTAAAACCGTTAGTGATAGTAGTAGATTTAATATCCTTAAGATGATCATCGAAGAAGAAAAGTTTGGTTTGGAAATTGCAGAAAAACTAGAGTTAACAAATGCTACCATATCTCATCACATAAACTTATTACAAATTGCAGATCTAGTAATTATAAATAGAAGAGAAGGAAAAACTTATTATAAGTTAAATAAAGAAGCACTAAGAAATATGATTAAATTTATATCAAAGGAATTTAAGCTTTAA